In one window of Mus pahari chromosome 3, PAHARI_EIJ_v1.1, whole genome shotgun sequence DNA:
- the Sall4 gene encoding sal-like protein 4 isoform X4, with amino-acid sequence MSRRKQAKPQHINWEEGQGEQPQQQPSPDFAEPPAAEEPGAPVNSPGNCDEAAEDSALVKRPRREDTHICSKCCAEFFSLSEFMEHKKSCTKTPPVLIMNDSEGPVLSEDFSRAVLSHQQGSPSNKDSLQENGGSSGDLKKLGTDSILYLKAEATQPPPPQDISYLPKGKVASTNVTLQALRGTKVAVNQRGMEAPVAPVPAAQGIPWVLEQILCLQQQQLQQIQLTEQIRVQVNMWAAHALHSGVAGADTLKALSSHVSQQVSVSQQVSAAVALLSQKASNPALSLDALKQAKLPHASVPSTASPLSSGLTSFTLKPDGTRVLPNFVSRLPSALLPQTPGSVLLQSPFSAVSLDQSKKGKGKPQNLSASASVLDVKAKDEVVLGRPSLPSTFIRAQPTFVKVEVPGTFVGPPSMPSGMPPLLASQPQPRRQAKQHCCTRCGKNFSSASALQIHERTHTGEKPFVCNICGRAFTTKGNLKVHYMTHGANNNSARRGRKLAIENPMATLSAEGKRPPEVFPKELLSPTVSVDPAAWNQYTSVLNGGLAMKTNEISVIQSGGIPTLPVSLGASSVVSNNPISKLDGSQTGVSVPMSGNVPMSGNVPMSGTGEKLAVPDGVAKHQFPHFLEENKIAVS; translated from the exons ATGTCGAGGCGCAAGCAGGCGAAACCCCAGCACATCAACTGGGAGGAGGGCCAGGGCGAGCAGCCTCAGCAACAGCCGAGCCCCGACTTCGCAGAGCCGCCGGCGGCGGAGGAACCCG GCGCTCCAGTGAACTCCCCAGGGAACTGCGATGAAGCCGCGGAGGACTCCGCCCTGGTGAAGCGGCCCCGGCGGGAGGACACTCATATCTGCAGCAAATGCTGTGCCGAGttcttcagtctctctgagttcatggaACACAAGAAAAGTTGCACTAAAACCCCTCCTGTCCTCATCATGAATGACAGCGAGGGGCCAGTGCTTTCAGAGGACTTTTCCAGAGCTGTCCTGAGCCACCAGCAGGGCAGCCCAAGCAATAAAGACAGTCTCCAGGAGAACGGCGGCAGCTCGGGGGACTTGAAGAAGCTGGGCACGGACTCCATTCTGTACTTGAAGGCAGAGGCTAcccagccacccccaccccaggacatAAGCTATTTACCCAAAGGCAAAGTGGCCAGCACCAATGTGACTCTGCAGGCGCTCCGGGGCACCAAGGTGGCGGTGAACCAGCGGGGCATGGAGGCTCCCGTGGCGCCAGTGCCTGCCGCCCAAGGCATCCCTTGGGTCCTGGAGCAGATCCTgtgcctgcagcagcagcagctccaacAGATCCAGCTCACGGAACAGATCCGAGTCCAGGTGAACATGTGGGCGGCCCACGCGCTCCACTCTGGAGTGGCGGGGGCCGACACGCTGAAGGCCTTAAGCAGCCATGTGTCTCAGCAAGTGTCCGTGTCCCAGCAGGTGTCGGCTGCCGTGGCCCTGCTCAGCCAGAAAGCCTCGAACCCGGCTCTGTCGCTAGATGCCTTGAAACAAGCCAAGCTACCTCATGCCAGCGTCCCCTCCACTGCTAGTCCGTTGTCCTCGGGGTTAACGTCCTTCACCTTGAAGCCTGACGGGACTCGGGTTCTCCCCAACTTCGTGTCTCGCCTTCCCAGTGCCCTGCTACCTCAGACTCCGGGCTCTGTGCTCCTGCAGAGTCCCTTCTCTGCTGTGTCGCTAGACCAgtccaagaaaggaaaagggaaacccCAGAACCTctccgcctctgcctccgtgTTAGATGTCAAGGCCAAGGACGAGGTCGTCCTGG GGCGTCCCAGCCTCCCTTCAACATTTATCCGAGCACAGCCCACCTTTGTCAAAGTTGAAGTGCCTGGCACCTTTGTGGGACCCCCCAGCATGCCCTCGGGTATGCCGCCTTTGCTAGCGTCACAGCCGCAGCCACGCCGCCAGGCCAAGCAGCACTGCTGCACACGGTGTGGAAAGAACTTCTCGTCTGCCAGTGCCCTGCAGATCCACGAGAGAACGCACACGGGAGAGAAGCCTTTCGTGTGTAACATATGCGGCCGGGCCTTCACCACGAAAGGCAACCTGAAG GTGCACTACATGACTCACGGGGCCAACAACAACTCTGCCCGCCGCGGCCGGAAGCTGGCCATAGAGAACCCCATGGCCACACTGAGTGCTGAGGGAAAGCGACCGCCCGAGGTGTTTCCCAAGGAGCTCCTGTCCCCCACGGTGAGCGTGGACCCTGCCGCCTGGAACCAGTACACCAGCGTCCTTAATGGGGGTCTGGCCATGAAGACCAACGAGATCTCCGTGATCCAGAGCGGAGGCATCCCCACCCTGCCTGTGTCGTTGGGGGCCAGCTCTGTGGTGAGCAACAACCCGATTTCCAAGCTCGATGGCTCTCAGACCGGTGTGAGCGTGCCCATGAGCGGGAACGTGCCCATGAGCGGGAACGTGCCCATGAGCGGGACCGGGGAAAAGCTCGCCGTGCCCGATGGTGTGGCCAAACACCAGTTCCCTCACTTCCTGGAGGAAAATAAGATTGCCGTCAgctaa